In Pseudoduganella albidiflava, a single window of DNA contains:
- a CDS encoding phosphoethanolamine transferase — MKISTLPRIGASMLTLGASTFLVLAYNASFWRTFFSATGGIRLGNLPVYVGAFAALVLLFNAVLTLVNFRFVIKPVLTALFLGASFASYFMNRYGVAIDASMVQNVVETDTREAHELLSWQMLQTVTLLGIVPSLLVWRLPLRFPPMRRGLFLKLGTVVLSVVAVTALLMLLFKTLAPAVREHRELRFLLTPTNMFQATHGYLKRKWAMPAVIAPLGKDAGRGVKWAAARGRRTVTVIVAGETARAANFSLNGYGRQTNPLLLAQPGLINFRNVSSCGTATAVSIPCVFSNLGRHDYTADKAASREGLLDVLSHAGFDVLWRDNNSGCKGVCDRVRYEDVSRPQPGMPPCGAEECHDEQLLAGLRQAIHDSTRDLVIVLHQKGSHGPEYWKRYPAAFGKFGPVCRTNELEECSRESIVAAYDNTILYTDLVLSKTIDLLRAASAEDDVDTSMLYFSDHGESLGEHNMYLHGAPYIISPAEQRQVPMMLWMSDGFRERFRIDHACLAARTAQPFSHDNVFHTVLGMLNVNTAVYNPKLDVVHPCSRDN, encoded by the coding sequence GTGAAGATTTCAACCCTGCCGCGCATCGGCGCCTCCATGTTGACGCTGGGCGCTTCCACGTTCCTGGTGCTGGCCTATAACGCCAGTTTCTGGAGGACGTTCTTTTCGGCGACTGGCGGCATACGGCTTGGCAACCTGCCGGTGTACGTGGGGGCGTTTGCCGCCCTGGTGCTGCTGTTCAACGCGGTACTCACACTCGTCAACTTCCGCTTCGTCATCAAGCCCGTGCTGACGGCGCTGTTCCTGGGTGCGTCGTTTGCCTCGTATTTCATGAACCGCTACGGCGTGGCGATCGATGCGTCGATGGTGCAGAACGTGGTCGAGACGGATACCCGGGAAGCGCACGAGTTGCTGAGCTGGCAGATGCTGCAAACCGTCACGCTGCTGGGCATCGTGCCGTCGCTGCTCGTGTGGCGGCTGCCGCTGCGCTTTCCACCCATGCGGCGCGGCCTGTTTCTGAAGCTGGGTACGGTCGTATTGTCGGTGGTGGCGGTGACCGCGCTGCTGATGCTGCTCTTCAAGACCCTGGCACCCGCAGTACGCGAGCACCGCGAACTGCGTTTCCTGCTGACGCCCACCAATATGTTCCAGGCTACGCACGGCTACCTGAAACGCAAATGGGCTATGCCGGCCGTGATCGCCCCGCTGGGCAAAGATGCGGGGCGGGGCGTCAAGTGGGCCGCAGCGCGGGGGCGGCGCACGGTCACGGTCATCGTGGCTGGGGAAACCGCGCGGGCCGCCAATTTCTCGCTGAATGGTTATGGCCGCCAGACCAATCCCTTGCTGTTGGCGCAGCCGGGCCTGATCAATTTCCGTAACGTGAGTTCATGCGGCACAGCGACGGCGGTGTCCATACCGTGCGTATTTTCCAACCTGGGCCGCCATGACTACACCGCCGACAAGGCAGCCAGCCGGGAGGGTTTGCTGGACGTGCTGAGCCATGCTGGCTTCGATGTGCTCTGGCGCGACAATAATTCCGGCTGCAAGGGCGTGTGCGACCGTGTCCGCTATGAGGATGTGTCGCGCCCGCAGCCGGGCATGCCGCCCTGCGGCGCCGAAGAGTGCCATGACGAACAGCTGCTGGCCGGGTTGCGGCAAGCGATCCACGATTCCACCAGGGACCTGGTGATCGTGCTGCACCAGAAGGGCAGCCATGGGCCGGAGTACTGGAAGCGGTATCCCGCGGCGTTCGGCAAGTTCGGGCCGGTCTGCCGGACCAATGAACTGGAAGAGTGTTCGCGCGAGTCCATCGTGGCGGCGTACGACAACACGATCCTTTATACCGATCTGGTGCTGAGCAAGACGATCGACCTGTTGCGCGCCGCCTCGGCCGAAGACGATGTCGATACCTCCATGCTGTATTTCTCGGACCACGGCGAATCGCTGGGCGAACACAATATGTACCTGCATGGGGCGCCTTATATCATCTCGCCGGCCGAGCAACGCCAGGTGCCGATGATGCTATGGATGTCCGATGGCTTCCGCGAACGGTTCCGGATCGATCATGCATGCCTGGCCGCGCGTACCGCCCAGCCGTTTTCCCACGATAACGTGTTCCATACAGTGCTGGGCATGCTGAACGTGAACACGGCTGTGTATAACCCGAAGCTGGATGTGGTCCATCCATGTTCGCGTGATAAC